A portion of the Polaribacter cellanae genome contains these proteins:
- a CDS encoding adenylate kinase produces MSIIKLHDLYFKPFISENEIKSIVKYLANKVKRDLPKDEVPIFVGILNGCFLFAADFIREFEGNCEVSFVKLASYQGTSSTENVKQLVGINEDLTGRTVIILEDIIDTGTTLQEIYNIFRNKNVKQLKVASLFFKPDVFRKELPINYIGKSIEDKFIVGYGLDYNGLGRNYSEIYQLSTTPKMKNIVLFGPPGAGKGTQATFLKDMYNLVHISTGDVFRFNIKNETELGLLAKKYMDEGDLVPDEVTINMLKAEVEKNADANGFIFDGFPRTQSQAEALDAFLADKGEQINGMVALEVPEDLLVERLLERGKTSGRTDDTDETKIRNRFNEYNTKTAILKDYFEAQNKYYGINGVGSIEEITQRIAKVFDTL; encoded by the coding sequence ATGAGTATAATAAAACTTCACGATTTATATTTTAAACCATTTATTTCTGAAAACGAAATTAAAAGTATCGTAAAATATTTAGCAAATAAAGTAAAAAGAGACCTTCCTAAAGATGAAGTTCCTATTTTTGTGGGAATTTTAAATGGATGCTTTTTATTTGCGGCAGATTTTATTAGAGAATTTGAAGGAAATTGCGAAGTCTCTTTTGTAAAATTAGCTTCTTACCAAGGAACTTCTTCTACCGAAAATGTAAAACAATTAGTAGGTATTAATGAAGATTTAACAGGAAGAACAGTTATCATTTTAGAAGATATTATAGATACTGGAACAACACTCCAAGAAATTTACAATATCTTTAGAAATAAAAATGTAAAACAATTAAAAGTGGCTTCTTTATTCTTTAAACCAGACGTTTTTAGAAAAGAGCTACCTATAAATTATATTGGAAAAAGTATTGAAGATAAATTTATTGTAGGTTATGGATTAGACTACAATGGTTTAGGAAGAAATTATTCAGAAATATATCAACTATCAACAACACCAAAAATGAAAAACATCGTATTATTTGGCCCTCCAGGAGCAGGAAAAGGAACACAAGCAACATTTTTAAAAGACATGTACAATTTGGTACATATTTCTACTGGAGATGTATTCCGTTTTAATATTAAAAATGAAACAGAATTAGGTTTACTAGCCAAAAAATATATGGATGAAGGCGATTTAGTACCAGATGAAGTTACCATAAATATGCTGAAAGCAGAAGTAGAAAAAAATGCAGATGCCAATGGTTTTATTTTTGATGGTTTTCCAAGAACACAATCGCAAGCAGAAGCTCTAGACGCTTTTTTAGCCGATAAAGGAGAACAAATAAATGGAATGGTTGCTTTAGAAGTACCAGAAGATTTATTGGTAGAGCGTTTGTTAGAAAGAGGAAAAACAAGTGGAAGAACAGATGATACTGATGAAACTAAAATTAGAAATCGTTTTAACGAATACAACACAAAAACGGCGATTCTAAAAGATTATTTCGAAGCTCAAAATAAATATTATGGAATTAATGGTGTAGGTTCTATCGAAGAAATTACACAACGTATCGCAAAAGTATTTGATACATTATAA
- the secDF gene encoding protein translocase subunit SecDF codes for MQNKGLIKLFAILFGLVSLYQLSFTFLANKVEDNAKVYAEKKAPDNARLKATFENRYLDSVANKDVIDLGIAKYTYDDVRDKEMNLGLDLKGGVNAILQVSVKEILKSLSNDSSNEAFNTALKNADARLKSSNDTYLNLFFEEFEKIAGDTKLSDPTIFGTKALSSKISFNEANATVKETLEEQISGSINTAFEVLRSRIDKFGVSSPNIQRIGTSGRIQIELPGAKDIERVTKLITSKAELQFWEVYTNAEVQNFFFAANAKVAELLKDDTEVEKVKDSVKKDDIDDLLGETVDSTKVQKNLFTYLFPRVAQSQNQISSVVAQARVADTARVNSLLRNKEVRNLLPNELRYVKFLWDYKSIKTEKPENADDDFEVEEFISLYAVKSNRNDRPTIEGDVILDAAQVFDQLNKPEVSMTMNSSGTKQWAKMTADNVGNFIAVVLDNYVYSAPSVNQTIEGGRTQISGGTMTVEEAKDIAIALKAGKLPAKASIVQIEVVGPSLGQEAIDASFLSFGLAIFLVFIWMILYYGKAGIYADIALIVNILFIFGILSSFSAVLTLPGIAGIILTIGMSVDANVIIFERIKEGLNFKKGLKQSVSEGFSIKGALSAIIDANITTLLTGVILYVFGTGPIKGFALTLMIGIATSLFTAVFITRLLIDGALDRNSKLTFNTSISKGWFQRIDVKFLRKRKIAYFISGAVIIAGLISIFTLGLKQGVDFKGGRSYEVRFDKDMNATEVASSLKDVFGSAPEVKTYGSSNKLKITTAYRIDEEGTEVDEEVENTLYKGLKPYLGNTSYENFKPGFEKSEAQMGVLSYIKVAPTIADDIKTSALYAVLGSLLVVFLYILLRFRKIAFSIGAVVAVFHDVLIVLGVFSLTYSFMPFDMEIGQSFIAAILTVVGYSLNDTVIVFDRIREFTGTHTSWKYHDIVDKALSSTLGRTINTSLTTLLVMLAIFFFGGDSIKGFMFALIVGVVVGTYSSLFIATPIVYDTAKKEQKNK; via the coding sequence ATGCAAAACAAAGGACTCATTAAATTATTCGCTATTCTTTTTGGATTAGTGAGTTTATACCAATTATCGTTTACATTTCTAGCCAACAAAGTAGAAGATAATGCAAAAGTATATGCTGAAAAAAAAGCACCAGATAATGCAAGACTAAAAGCAACTTTCGAAAACAGATATTTAGACAGTGTTGCCAACAAAGATGTTATCGATTTAGGTATTGCAAAATATACTTACGACGATGTTAGAGACAAGGAAATGAACCTTGGTCTAGATTTAAAAGGTGGTGTAAACGCTATTTTGCAAGTCTCTGTAAAAGAAATTTTAAAAAGTTTATCAAACGACTCTAGCAACGAAGCATTTAACACTGCTTTAAAAAATGCAGATGCGAGACTAAAAAGTAGTAATGATACTTACTTGAATCTGTTTTTCGAAGAATTCGAAAAAATCGCTGGAGATACAAAATTAAGCGATCCTACTATTTTTGGAACAAAAGCTTTAAGCAGTAAAATATCTTTTAATGAAGCAAATGCAACTGTTAAAGAAACCTTAGAAGAACAAATTAGTGGTTCTATTAATACTGCTTTTGAAGTATTAAGAAGTAGAATTGATAAATTTGGGGTATCTTCTCCTAATATCCAAAGAATTGGAACCTCAGGTAGAATTCAAATTGAATTACCAGGTGCTAAAGACATTGAGCGAGTTACAAAATTAATTACAAGTAAAGCTGAATTACAGTTTTGGGAAGTATACACAAATGCAGAAGTACAAAACTTTTTCTTTGCTGCAAATGCTAAAGTTGCTGAACTATTAAAAGACGATACTGAAGTTGAAAAAGTAAAAGATTCAGTTAAAAAAGACGATATAGACGATCTTTTAGGAGAAACAGTAGATTCAACAAAAGTTCAAAAAAACCTATTTACTTATTTATTTCCTAGAGTTGCACAGTCTCAAAATCAAATAAGCTCTGTTGTTGCACAAGCACGAGTGGCAGATACAGCAAGAGTAAATAGTTTATTAAGAAACAAAGAAGTTAGAAATTTATTGCCCAACGAATTAAGATACGTAAAGTTTTTATGGGATTACAAATCTATAAAAACTGAAAAGCCAGAAAATGCTGATGATGATTTTGAGGTAGAAGAATTCATATCTTTATATGCTGTAAAATCAAATAGAAACGACAGACCTACAATTGAAGGTGATGTTATTTTAGATGCTGCGCAGGTTTTTGATCAATTAAACAAACCAGAAGTAAGCATGACTATGAATAGCTCAGGAACTAAGCAATGGGCAAAAATGACTGCAGATAATGTAGGGAATTTTATTGCTGTTGTTTTAGATAACTATGTGTACTCGGCACCATCCGTAAACCAAACTATCGAAGGAGGTAGAACTCAAATTTCTGGTGGAACTATGACTGTGGAAGAAGCTAAAGATATTGCTATTGCTTTAAAAGCAGGGAAATTACCTGCCAAAGCAAGTATCGTACAAATAGAAGTTGTAGGTCCGTCTTTAGGGCAAGAAGCAATAGACGCTAGTTTTCTTTCTTTTGGTCTGGCTATTTTCTTAGTATTTATTTGGATGATTCTATACTATGGAAAAGCTGGAATTTATGCAGATATTGCATTAATTGTAAATATTTTATTCATATTTGGAATTTTATCGTCCTTTAGTGCCGTTTTAACGTTACCTGGTATTGCTGGTATTATTTTAACAATTGGTATGTCTGTAGATGCCAATGTAATTATTTTTGAGAGGATAAAAGAAGGTTTAAACTTCAAAAAAGGACTCAAACAATCTGTATCTGAAGGTTTTTCTATTAAAGGAGCACTTTCTGCAATTATCGATGCAAATATTACCACTTTATTAACAGGAGTTATTTTATATGTTTTCGGTACAGGACCTATTAAAGGTTTCGCATTAACCTTAATGATAGGTATTGCTACCTCTTTATTTACAGCCGTATTTATTACCCGCTTGTTAATCGATGGTGCTTTAGATAGAAATTCTAAATTAACCTTTAACACATCTATTTCTAAAGGATGGTTCCAACGTATAGATGTTAAGTTTTTAAGAAAACGTAAAATTGCTTATTTTATTTCTGGAGCCGTAATTATTGCTGGTCTTATTTCAATTTTTACACTTGGTTTAAAACAAGGAGTTGACTTTAAAGGAGGGCGTTCTTACGAAGTTCGTTTCGATAAAGATATGAACGCAACAGAAGTAGCATCTTCATTAAAAGATGTTTTTGGATCAGCTCCAGAAGTTAAAACTTATGGATCTAGTAATAAATTAAAAATAACAACAGCCTACAGAATAGACGAAGAAGGTACTGAGGTAGATGAAGAAGTTGAAAATACTTTATATAAAGGTTTAAAACCTTATTTAGGAAACACTTCTTACGAAAACTTTAAACCTGGCTTTGAAAAAAGTGAAGCTCAAATGGGAGTTTTAAGTTATATTAAAGTTGCACCAACCATTGCAGACGATATTAAAACCTCTGCTTTATATGCTGTACTTGGTTCGTTATTAGTAGTTTTCCTATACATTTTATTACGTTTTAGAAAAATTGCTTTCTCTATTGGAGCAGTAGTTGCTGTTTTTCACGATGTATTAATTGTATTAGGTGTCTTTTCTTTAACATACAGCTTTATGCCATTCGACATGGAAATTGGGCAATCTTTTATCGCAGCAATCTTAACAGTCGTCGGTTACTCTTTAAACGATACTGTAATTGTATTTGATAGAATTAGAGAATTTACAGGAACACATACAAGTTGGAAATACCATGATATTGTAGACAAAGCACTAAGCTCTACACTAGGAAGAACCATAAACACCTCTTTAACCACATTATTAGTAATGTTGGCCATCTTTTTCTTTGGTGGAGATTCTATTAAAGGTTTCATGTTTGCATTAATCGTTGGTGTAGTTGTAGGTACCTATTCATCATTATTTATTGCAACTCCAATTGTATACGATACCGCTAAAAAAGAACAAAAAAACAAATAA
- a CDS encoding formate--tetrahydrofolate ligase produces MAHLSDIEIAQAKKLQHIKEIAKKINVVEDDLEMYGKYKAKLPLSLIDDDKITKNNLVLVTALTPTPAGEGKTTVSIGLTEGLNKIGKQATVVLREPSLGPVFGIKGGAAGGGYSQVVPMEDINLHFTGDFNAVEKANNLLSALIDNNIQSKSNNLNIDPRTVFWKRVIDMNDRALRDITIGLGGTANGVPRQDGFNITPASEVMAILCMASDIENLKKRLGDIFIGFTYKNEPIFARDLKAENAMAILLKDAIKPNLVQTLEENPAIIHGGPFANIAQGTNTIIATKMGLSLSNYVVTEAGFGADLGAEKFLNIKSQFAKLNPKCVVLVATIRALRHHGGAKKDEYNTPDLEKVTAGFSNLEKHIENIRKFNIEPVVAINSFVSDSKEEVDFVIEKCASLGVQAVLSEGWANGGEGTKKIAEAVVDVVENKATQYKPLYDWKSPVKDKISIIAKEIYGAKEVVYDKKAILNLRRIDRLGFNDFAICMAKTQKSFSDDERLIGRPTGFTVTVREIEIAAGAQFLIPILGKMMRMPGLPAIPASENMSIDNNGVISGLS; encoded by the coding sequence ATGGCGCATTTATCGGATATTGAAATTGCACAAGCGAAAAAACTCCAACATATTAAAGAAATTGCAAAAAAAATAAATGTTGTTGAAGATGATTTGGAAATGTATGGAAAGTACAAAGCAAAACTCCCTTTGTCTTTAATTGATGATGACAAAATAACTAAAAACAATTTAGTTTTAGTAACTGCATTAACGCCAACTCCTGCAGGAGAAGGAAAAACAACAGTTTCCATTGGTTTAACTGAAGGGTTAAATAAAATAGGAAAACAAGCAACTGTGGTTTTAAGAGAACCTTCTTTAGGGCCTGTTTTTGGAATAAAAGGTGGAGCTGCAGGTGGAGGATATTCGCAAGTTGTGCCAATGGAAGATATTAATTTACATTTTACAGGTGATTTTAACGCAGTTGAAAAAGCAAATAATTTATTATCTGCTTTGATCGACAATAATATTCAGAGCAAATCAAACAATCTAAATATAGACCCAAGAACCGTGTTTTGGAAACGCGTAATTGATATGAACGATCGTGCGTTGCGTGATATTACAATCGGTTTAGGAGGAACTGCAAATGGCGTTCCAAGGCAAGATGGTTTTAATATTACTCCAGCTTCCGAAGTAATGGCGATTCTTTGTATGGCATCTGATATCGAGAATTTAAAAAAACGTTTGGGAGATATTTTTATTGGTTTTACCTATAAAAATGAACCTATTTTTGCACGAGATTTAAAAGCAGAAAACGCAATGGCAATTTTGTTGAAAGATGCAATTAAGCCAAATTTAGTACAAACTTTGGAAGAAAATCCTGCAATTATTCATGGAGGACCTTTTGCAAATATTGCACAAGGAACCAATACCATTATTGCTACAAAAATGGGACTTTCCTTATCTAATTACGTAGTTACAGAAGCAGGTTTTGGAGCAGACTTAGGTGCAGAAAAATTCTTGAATATAAAGTCTCAATTTGCAAAACTAAATCCTAAATGTGTGGTTTTAGTGGCTACAATTAGAGCTTTACGTCATCATGGAGGAGCAAAAAAAGATGAATATAATACACCAGATTTAGAAAAAGTAACAGCAGGTTTTAGCAATCTTGAAAAACATATCGAAAATATTCGAAAATTTAATATTGAGCCAGTTGTGGCAATTAATTCTTTCGTTTCAGATTCTAAAGAAGAGGTAGATTTTGTGATTGAAAAATGTGCAAGTTTAGGAGTGCAAGCTGTTTTGTCTGAAGGTTGGGCAAATGGAGGTGAAGGAACTAAAAAAATAGCAGAAGCTGTTGTAGATGTTGTTGAAAATAAAGCCACACAATATAAACCCTTGTACGATTGGAAAAGCCCTGTAAAAGATAAAATTTCAATAATTGCCAAAGAAATCTATGGAGCTAAAGAAGTAGTGTATGATAAAAAAGCGATTTTAAATTTAAGAAGAATTGATCGACTTGGGTTTAATGATTTTGCAATTTGTATGGCAAAAACACAAAAATCTTTTTCAGATGACGAGCGTTTAATAGGAAGACCCACTGGTTTTACAGTTACAGTTCGTGAAATTGAAATTGCAGCTGGCGCACAATTTTTAATTCCTATTTTGGGAAAAATGATGCGAATGCCAGGTTTACCAGCAATTCCTGCATCAGAAAATATGAGTATTGATAATAATGGAGTTATTTCTGGATTGTCTTAA
- a CDS encoding IS110 family transposase, producing the protein MDKVIKQVVGIDVSCKKFDVCFQEQTQTGSLSIKGTRSFSNDLKGFKDYLIWFSKRKKEVYLVHIMEATGVYHENLCYFLFEQQEKVSVQLAQKIKYFGKSLHQKTKTDKADAKLIALFGFSFSVALWEPISEHFQAIKDLCRMLSQLKKSKSATQSQLHAFESKHGVLEEVLTIMNKLLVQQEDSINECEKEIKLWVSKDKDLEEKINRITAIKGIQMLTVVKLLAETDGFRKCSSIRKLVSYAGLDVVENQSGTKSGRTRISKKGNSHIREALYMPALCACRFDQRMKTFYKRLNEKQNTKKQGVIAVMRKLLIVIYTLWKNEQQYNPEYQWK; encoded by the coding sequence ATGGACAAAGTAATTAAACAAGTAGTAGGCATTGATGTTTCTTGTAAGAAATTTGATGTATGTTTTCAAGAGCAAACACAAACAGGAAGTTTAAGTATTAAAGGCACACGTAGTTTTAGTAATGATCTAAAAGGCTTTAAAGACTATTTAATATGGTTTTCTAAACGTAAAAAGGAAGTTTATTTAGTTCATATTATGGAGGCTACAGGTGTTTATCATGAGAATTTATGTTATTTCTTATTTGAACAGCAAGAAAAAGTAAGTGTACAATTAGCACAAAAGATAAAATATTTTGGAAAAAGTTTACATCAAAAAACAAAAACAGATAAAGCTGATGCTAAATTAATCGCTCTTTTTGGGTTTTCATTTTCAGTAGCATTATGGGAACCAATTAGTGAACATTTTCAAGCCATAAAAGACTTGTGTAGAATGTTATCACAATTAAAAAAATCTAAATCTGCAACACAATCTCAATTGCATGCGTTTGAGAGTAAACACGGTGTTTTGGAAGAAGTGCTTACAATTATGAATAAGCTATTGGTTCAGCAAGAAGATAGTATAAATGAGTGTGAAAAAGAAATAAAATTATGGGTCTCAAAAGACAAAGATTTAGAAGAAAAAATTAATAGAATAACAGCAATTAAAGGCATTCAAATGCTTACTGTTGTTAAATTATTAGCAGAAACAGATGGTTTTAGAAAATGTAGTAGTATTCGTAAATTAGTCAGTTATGCTGGTTTAGATGTTGTAGAAAATCAATCTGGAACTAAATCAGGGCGAACTAGAATTTCAAAAAAAGGGAACTCGCATATAAGAGAAGCGTTGTATATGCCAGCACTTTGTGCTTGTAGATTTGATCAGAGAATGAAAACTTTCTATAAAAGATTAAATGAAAAACAAAATACTAAAAAACAAGGAGTTATTGCTGTGATGAGAAAACTATTAATTGTAATTTATACCTTATGGAAAAATGAGCAACAGTATAATCCAGAATATCAATGGAAATAA